Within Ralstonia pickettii DTP0602, the genomic segment GGGCCGCCAATCCTTTCCTTGCCTTCTTCCCCCCGCCCGACTACAACCCCTAGTGATGCATGCTACTCGCCAGGCATCGCTGGCGGCCAGTGCGCACCCGGCACGGCCAGCGGCGCTTCACCGCAGGACTATCAGCCAGGACGCCCCCGATGAATCTCGACCTGCTGGCCTCATTGCTGACCGCCGTCGTGGTGCTGCTGATCGGTACGCTGGTCAACCGGAGCGTCGGCGTACTGTCGCGCTACAACATCCCCGACCCCGTCACCGGCGGACTGCTGTTCGCGATCGTGGCGTCGCTGGCGCTGGCGACAACAGGTTTCCGCGTGGTCATCGACCCCGGCATGAAGCCGGTGCTGCTGCTGATGTTCTTCGGCGGCGTCGGGCTGGGCGCCGACCTGCGCATGCTCAAGCGCGGCGGCAAGGCGCTGGTCATCTTCCTGATCATCCTGCTGCCTTATATCCTGGTGCAGAACGTGGTGGGCGTGGCCATGGCGAAGACGCTGGACCTGCACCCGATCTTCGGGCTGGTGAGCGGCTCCATCACGCTGGTCGGCGGCCACGGCACCGGCGCCGCATATGCCGAGCGCTTTGCCGAGGTCAACAACCTGCAGGCGGTGATGGACCTGTCGATGACCGTGGCCACCATCGGCCTGATCGTCGGCGGCATCATCGGCGGCCCGGTGGCGCAGTACCTGATCTCGCGCTACAAGCTGCGCTCGACCGCGCGCGAGGCCGGCGACACCGAGGAAGAAGCCGCCGCCATCTCGCCCATCACCACCGTCGGCGCGCTGGCGGCGCTGGCCGGCATGCTGGCCGCGGTGATCGGCGGGCGCTGGATCGCCGCGCAGATGCCCGCCGGCCCCATCACCATCCCGGGCTTCCTGTGGTGCATGATGCTCGGCATCGCCATCCGCAACCTGCTGCCCTTTATCGGGCTGCGCTTTGACGACCGCGCCACCGACCTGATCACCAATGTCTGCCTGTCGCTGTTCCTGGTGATGACCATGATGGCGCTGGACCTGGCCGAGGTGGCACTGTCCGCCGGGCCCTTCCTGCTGATCATCGCCATGCAGGTGGTGTTCATCATCCTCTACGTGGTGCTGGTGTGCTTCCGCTTCATGGGGCGCGACTACGAGGCGGCGGTGACCTCGGCCGCCTTTATCGGCTTCAACATGGGCTCGACCGCCACCGCCATGGCCAATATGCGCGCCATCACCTCCCGCTACGGGCCGGCGCCCACCAGCTACCTGATCACGCCGCTGGCCGGCGCGTTCTTCGTCGACCTGATGAATGCGTTCGTGCTGACCATGATGCTGGCGTTGCCGCTGATCGGAGGCTGACATGCGCCGCGCCTTCTTTGCCATCCTGTTCGCGCTGCTGGCTACGGCCTGGCTGGCAGGCTGCGGCGGCGGGCCGCCCGCCGAAGGCATCCGTACCGGCCTGAACGAGCGCCTGGCACAGGCGTTGCCGCCGGGCACGGTGGAGTTGGTCGGCATCGACCGGCGCGGTTCGCAGTCCGACACCAAGGCGCCGGCCGGCGAGACGCGCCGGGTGGTGTATTTCGATGCGGAGCTGAAGCTGCTGCGCGACTACGACTTCGGCGCCTGGGATTCGCCCGGCGTGGCGGGGCTGGTGTCCGCGCTCGGCTCAGGCCCGCGCGGCATCACCGGCATCACCAGCGGCGGCAACAAGGCGGGCGACATCATCCGCGCGCACGGCACCGCGCTGTACAAGCGCGAAGGGGAACGCTGGGTCAGCGTGCTGCCGGCCGGCTACCGCCCGGCCGAAGCCCCCGCCGTCGCCACCAATGCGCCGAGCGGCCCCGCAGCCATCCTCGACGCAATGCGCAAGGTGATCGAGTCCGTGCAGAAAGACGCCTCGCCGGCACAGCGCGCGATCATCGAGCAGGAGCTGACCACCGCGCACGCCAATATCCGCGCCCGGCTGGCGCGCGCCAACGAAGGCTATGCCATCGCCGCCGGCGCCGAACACGGCCAGTACCTGCGCTTTGCGCAGGCGCTGGTGGACGGTGTCAAGGTGCGCGCGATCCCGCTGGTGACGCGCGGCGGCGAGGAAAACCTGCGGCTGCTGCGTGCCGGCAAGGTCTCGGTGGCGCTGGCGCAGGCCGATGCCGCGCTGGAGGCCTACGAGGGCAAGGGCGTGTTCGCCGGCGACGGCCCGCATGCGTCGCTGCGCGCCGTGGGCAGCCTGTACCCGGAACCGGTCCATGTGCTGGTCCGGGGCGCCGATCCGGCCAGGTCGGTCTCCGACCTGCGCGGCAAGCGCATCGCCGTGGGCGAGCGCGGCTCCGCATCGCGCGTCACCGTGCTGCGCGTGCTGGCCGCGCATGGCCTGACAGACAAGGACTTCAAGGCCGAGGAGGTCGGGCTGGGCCCGGCGCTGGTGGCGCTGCGCCAGAACCAGGTCGACGCCGTGATGCAGGTGATCGGCGTGCCGTCCGACAGTATCCGCGAGGCCATCGGCGAAATGCCGCTGCGGCTGCTGCCGCTGGATGAGCGCGCGATCGCCGCGATGGTGGCGCAGAAGGCGGGGTATTTCCGCGCCACCATCGCGCCAGGCACCTATCCCGGCCTGCACGAGCCGGTGCGCAGCCTGGCCACGGCCGCCATCCTGGTAACCGGGCCGGACCTGTCGGATACCGAGGTGGCCGAACTCACCCGGCTGGTCTATGCGCACGGCCGCGACTTTGTCGCGCGCGGCAGCGCCCAGGGCGGGCAGATCAGCGTGGCCACCTCCCGCGAGGGGCTGGTGATCCCGCAGCACCTGGCGGCGGCAAAGGTGCTGGATGGGATGGCCCGCGGCGGTGCGGCTGCGCCGGCCACGCCGCCTGCTCCACCGCCGGCCTCGGGTGCGCGGGCGCGGTGACCCGCGGCACGCTCACGCCGCCGCGGCCAGTTCCTGCGCCAACCGGCAGCGCCGGTCCAGGAAATCGCTCGCATGCCCGTTGCTGCCGGCTGTCTTGTCGACCGGCTGGTCGACCACGACAAACCCCGTCCGGCCCTGCCGGTCACGCACATAGGTGACAAAGATGCCGCGGTCGGGCGGCGGCGCCGCGGCGCCGTCATTGGCCCCGTTGCGCACCAGCAGGAACGGATCGACCGTCAGCACAGGCGTGCTGGCCGGTACAAACTTCGCGCGTACCGGCTTGCCGTCGTGGCGCAGCGCGGTCCAGCCCGTGCCGATCGCGCCGCTGCCGCCATTGACGAGCGCCCGCGCAGCCGCGCTGATGCAATCGAGGTGGATGTGCAACTGGTCCTGGCTGCGCGAACTGCGGGAATTGATCGCCAGGCCCAGCATGTCGTCAGGCACCGCCTTGCCGAGCGCCTGGCCGACGATGCCGCGCGCCTCCCAGCCGAAGGCCCACGGGTTGGCGCCCGCGCCGTCCCACGCCTTGCCGTCTTCCACGCCGGTCACCGGGTGTGCCGGGATCACCAGGTAGTGCGACACGCCAATGGCGTCCTTGTACAGCACCAGCCCGCGCGACCGGTCCACCTGGGCGCAGTCCGGATGCGATGCCGGGGCGCTGGCCAGGCAACGCTGCTGCACGTTGCGCCACAAGCCGTCGCGCCCGCCCGACAGCGTGCCGATCACGCCCTCGGCGGTACAGCCCGGCAAGGCCAGGGCCGCCGCGAGCCACCACCACAACTGCATGCCGCGCAGCCTCAGCGCCGGCATGTCACTCCGTAGAAGGTGCCCGCGCGCGGGTTGGATACCACATAGGCGTTGCGCTGCGCCCAGAACTGCGCGGTGCGGAAGGCCTCGGCCTCACGCTCGCTCCATGCCGTCGCCAGCAACGGCGCGGCTTCAGCGTCGGTGGTCGGGTAGACGCGCGCCTGGTAGCGGGCGGTTTGCAGCTCGCCGGTGCGGATGGTGCGGATCGTGACGTGGAGCGGCATAGGCATCGTCTCGTCGTGGAGATTCTGAAATCTTATCCACAGTCGTGTGTTGGTTTGATGACCGACTGTACAGGTTCGCGGCCTCGGCCGCCCTCCCATCATCCCACCATTCCCTCGGGACGAGGCTGCCGGGCAACAATGAATTGACGGACAATCTGCAGCAATCTTGAACGCCGGGAGACAGCGATGCGGGCGCCAACCTATCGAAAGGTACTGATTCTCGTGTTTTCGCACCTGGCCGCACTGGCGGCCGGCTTCGCGGCCGGCATCTACGTGCTGCCGATCCTGACGGCACAGGCCGGCGCCAGCCCGGAACAAGTGCAGAAAGTGTCACAGCAGGCCCGCTATTCTGGCACCTTCCGCAAGGACCTGGCCGGCAGCGACGCCTTCCATTGGGCCAGCGGGCGCCTCCATGTCTCGCCGCAGGCCATCGCCTTCGAAGGCGAGGTGGCACCCGGGCCGGACTACCGCATCTACCTTGCGCCGGAATTCGTCGACACCGAGGCTGCTTTCCTCAGCCTGAAGGAGCGAGCGCTGCAGGTGGCAGAACTGAAGACCTTCGGCAACTTTACCGCGACGCTGCCCGCCGGCGTGGATCCGTCGCAATACAAGGCGGTAGTGATCTGGTGCGAGCGCTTCGGGCAGTTCATCAGCGCGGCGGCGTACCGGTAAGCGAAGCGGCAATGACCCCTCGCCAGGGCGGGAAGGAAAGGGAAAAAAGGACCGATCGAGGAACCGGCCCAACGAATCCCGCAATGCAAACCGCAGGCGTCGATATGAACATCACGCGCCCGCCCGTGCGCGTGTCGAGAACGTGCCGGGCGGGCGTCGGGCGGCTACGATCAGAAGCGGTGGCGCAGGCCGATGGTGGCGCCGGTCTGGTTCTCGCCGGCGACCACGGTGCCAACGCCGTTCAGGCCCAGCGCGGAGCCGGACTTGTTCTTGGCGTAGCCCACGTTCAGGTACACGTCGGTGCGCTTGGACAGCGAGTAATCGGCCGACAACACGAACATCCACGGATCCGCATCGCTGTTGCGCGTGTCGGTGTAGTACGCGGCGCCGGTCAGCTGGAACGCGGGCGTGAAGCGATACTGCGCGCCGGCCCAGTAGACGTTGCTGCGGGTGCTGGCGGCGGTGGCGCTGGAAACGCCGTCGTCGAGCAGCCAGCGGTAGCCGGCGAACACCTTGGCGTCGCCGAAGGCATAGGCGGTGCCCACCGCGGCGCGCTTGGCGGCGCGGTCCTGCAGCGCCACGGTGGCGCCCTGGAACTGGTCATAGGCGGCGCCGACCGAGAAGCCGCCGGCGGCATACGACAGCCCGCCGCCGAAACTCTTCGCGACCTTGAATTCGCCCGGCACTTCGCCGTTGTTGTCGCGGCCGAAGCTGTAGAACGCGGTGGCGGTCAGGCCGCCGAACTTGCCGGTGTACTTGATGGCGTTGTCGGCGCGGCCGTTGAAGGCCGAATCAACGCTGTTGAGCGAGTAGCGCGGGCCCACGCCCATCGGGTCGAAGGCGCCGAACAGGTCGTACAGCGCGTTCTGCTGGCGGCCCAGCGTGACGGCGCCGAAGCCGTTCTGCAGGCCGACGTAGGCCTGGCGGCCGAACAGGCGGTTGCCCTGGGCTGAGGTGCCGGTGTCGATGTCGAAGCCGCTCTCCAGCACGAAGATACCCTTCAGACCGCCGCCCAGGTCTTCGGTGCCGCGCAGGCCCCAGCGCGAACCGGACAGGTTGCCCGAGTTCATGCGCACGGCCGTACCCTCGGCGCCATTGCTGCCCGGCATGTTGTTAATCACTTCGACGCCGGCATCCACGATGCCATACAGCGTCACGTTCGACGCGGTCTGGGCCGACGCCACCCCGGATGCCGCCGAAGCGGCCACTGCTGCCGTCATTGCAAGGAGAGCTTTCTTCACTGTAGTTTCTCTGTATTCTGTTTGATTCATGACACTGCGCCGGACCCGTCCCGAGCCAGACCCGGCCAACCTGCTTAATCCGCTTATTCCGCTTATTCCGCTCAACTTGCTTAAAGCGACTAACCCGATCAACCCGGCAACGGCGCATCGTCCGCACGAGTGGCGGCCTGCGCATTGTGCTGGCGCAATATGAAAGCCTTGTGACGCATGCTTGGCAGCAAGATGTGCCGCATAGCTCTCGGATGGGGGTTTTCCCTGTGAGCAACGGGAACGATTTGGTAGGATGCAGGCTTTTCCGACGACGGTAATGCCAGTGCCCCGTGCCGCCATGTGCCTTTGCCTCGACAGCTTCGCGTCATGAGGCTGGCAGAGATCAAGACCCGGCTTGCCCCGCGGCTTGCCTCAATGCAGGCCTTGCTGCCTGCCTCCCTGAAGCAACGGCTGTCCTCTCTGGGCGCGCGCACCGCGCGCCTCGGGCTGACGCAGCCCGGTTCGCTGCGCCCGACCCGGCGCGGCGTGCTGGTGGGCGTGGCCGCCATCCCGGCGGCCCTCTTGCTCTATGTCCTTATCCTGGTCCCGTTCACGCCCGGCATCAGCGACATCCGCAAGGCCAAGTCCGAGCAGCCAGCGCAAGTCCTGTCCGCCGACGGCAAGGAGCTGGCCGTCTTCAAGTGGGCCAACCGCGACTGGGTGCCGCTGGCGCAGATCTCGCCCAATGTGTTGGCCGCGCTGATCTCCACCGAAGACCATCGCTTCTACCAGCACCACGGGCTGGACTGGCGCCGCATCGCCTCGGCCGCGGTGCATACCTTCACCGGCGACCGCCAGGGCGGCTCGACCATCACGCAGCAGCTCGCGCGCAACCTCTATCCCGATGAGATCGGGCGCGCGCCCACGCTGACGCGCAAGCTCAAGGAAGCGATCACCGCGCTGAAGATCGAGGCGCTCTATACCAAGGACGAGATCCTCGAGACCTATCTCAATACGGTGCCGTTCCTGTACAACGCGTTCGGCATCGAGATGGCCGCGCGCACGTACTTCGACAAGCCGGCCCGGTCGCTCGACGTGCTGCAGAGCGCCACCCTGATCGGCATGCTCAAGGGCAACAGCTACTACAACCCGGTGCTCAACCCCGAGCGCGCGCTGGACCGGCGCAATACCGTGCTGGGCCAGATGGTCAAGCGCGGCAAGCTCGATGCGGCCCGCTATGAACAGTTGAAGAAGCGCCCGCTGCGCATCGACTTCGAACGCCAGACCGAGCCGCCCGGCCCCGCGCCGCATTTCGCGCAGCAGCTGCGCAAGTGGCTGATCGGCTGGGCCGACCGCAACGGCTACGACATCTACGCCGACGGGCTGGTGGTGCGCACCACCATCGACGCACGGCTGCAGGCCATGGCCACGCAGGCCGTGGTGCAGCAGGGCAACCGGCTGCAGGCGGTCGCCAACGCGGCGTGGGCGCCGCGCGCGGGCTGGGCCGCCGACAAGGCGCTGGTGCAGGCCTTCGTGCGCGAAACACCGGAATACCGCGCCGCCACCGCCGCCGGGACCCCGCCTGAAGAGGTCATGAAGCACCTGCTCGCCGACGGCGCCTTCATGCGCGCGCTGCACCAGCAGAAGACGCGCATCCAGGCCGGCTTTATCGCCATCGACCCGCGCAACGGCGAGATCCGCGCCTGGGTTGGCAGCCGCGACTACACCCAGGACGCGTTCGACCACGTGCAGCAGGCGCGCCGCCAGCCGGGCTCGACCTTCAAGCCCTTTGTCTACGGCGCGGCCTTCGAAGAAGGCAAGTCGCCCGACGACACCCTGATGGACCAGCCGGTCGAGATCGAGCTGGCCGGCGGCGAAATCTGGCGCCCCACCGACGAGGGCCGTCCCACCGGCCGCGCCATGACGCTGCGCGACGGCCTGGTCTATTCGCGCAACACCATCACCGCGCAGCTGATGCAGCAGGTCGGGCCGGACCGCGTGGCGCGGCTCGCGCGCGAGATGGGCGTGCGCGAGAGCCAGCTCGACGTGGTGCCGTCGCTGGCGCTGGGCACCAGCCCGGTCACGCTCAAGGAGATGGTGGCCGCCTACGGCACCATCGCCAACGCCGGCGACTACATCGCGCCAACCATGGTGACGCGCATCGAAGACCGCAACGGCAACGTGCTGCAGACCTTCCGCCAGGCGCGCGCCGAACACGCGCTGCCCGCGGCCACCACGCAGACCCTGCTCGACGTGATGCGCGACGTGATCGACCGCGGCACCGGCGCCAGCATCCGTTCGCGCTTCGGCATCCGCGCCGACGTCGCCGGCAAGACCGGCACCACGCAGGACAACGCCGACGGCTGGTTCATCCTGATGCATCCGGAGCTGGTGGCAGGGGCCTGGGTCGGCTTCAACGACAGCCGCGTCACGCTGCGCAGCGACTACTGGGGCCAGGGCGCGCACAGCGCGCTGCCGATGGTGGGCGACTTCTACCAGCGCGCGCTGCGCGCCCGCATCGTCGACGGCCGCGCCCGCTTTGCCGAGCACGAGGAAACCAGCCTGCTTGCGTCGCTGGGCACGCAGGTGCGTGGCTGGTTCAGCCAGCTGTTCAGCCGCGACAAGCCGGCCGAAGCGCCGGCCCCGCGCCCGGCGCCGCGCCGGCAGGCGTTGCCGGCGCAGGAGGCTGAGGTTGCGCCGCCGGCGAGCGCGCCGGCGACTGCTTCGGCGCCAGGCGCGGAGATGAGCCCGGAGGAGTCCAGCCTGGCGCTGGACCGGGGGGAATCGGTGATCGCGGTGCCGCCGGGCGTGAGCGCCGGCAGTGCGCCCGCTGCGCCGATATCGCCGGCGGAACAACCGGCTCCTGCCGCGCCCGCCTATCCGGCTGCTCCGGTCAATCCGCCCGCTCCGGCCGCGCCGCCTGCGCCCGCCCCGCAGCCATCGGCACCCTCGTCTGCCGCACCGGTCTACCCCGTCGCGCCGGCAACCATCACCTCCGGGAACGGCAGCTACTGAGCACCGGCCACGGCCAGCCGCGCGGGCCGCTGCACCAGGCCGCTACACCAGCCCGATATCCCGTGCCCGCACGCCGGGAAACACCTGCGCCAGCCGCGCATCATCCAGCCCGTAGAGCCTGCGGAACACGCCGCCCAGCAAGGCGCGATATTCATTGCGCACCGGCCAGTCCCGGTTCTGGTTCAGCGTAGCCTGCTCCACCGCCACCTGCTCGCCCGCAATACGACCGCCGCGCACCGCGCCGCCGGTGACCCAGTACACCGTGCCATGCCCATGGTCCGTGCCGCGCGTGCCGTTCTCGCGGAAGGTGCGGCCGAACTCTGACAGCACCACCACCGTCGTCTTGTTCCACGCTGGGCCCATCTCCGCCCCAAAGGCCGACAGGCCGCGGCCAAGGTTGTCGAGCAGGCCGGCAAGCTGTCCCTGCGCGCCGCCCTGGTTGACGTGGGTATCCCAACCGCCCACGTCGATAAAGCCCAGGTTGAAGCGCTCACGCATCAGCCCCGCCATGCGGCGCGCCTCGACCTCGAAGCCGCGCGCACTGAGCGAGCGGCGGTTGGCGGCCTGCATTTCCTGCTGGCGCGACGCCATCGTGCCGGGATCGCCACCTGACATGGCGGGTTGCGCAGACCGGGCCTGGCGCGCGACCGTCTCGCGCAGCTCGAAGCCTTCATCGATCAGCGACTCGAAGC encodes:
- a CDS encoding ABC transporter permease (K03312: gltS; glutamate:Na+ symporter, ESS family), with amino-acid sequence MNLDLLASLLTAVVVLLIGTLVNRSVGVLSRYNIPDPVTGGLLFAIVASLALATTGFRVVIDPGMKPVLLLMFFGGVGLGADLRMLKRGGKALVIFLIILLPYILVQNVVGVAMAKTLDLHPIFGLVSGSITLVGGHGTGAAYAERFAEVNNLQAVMDLSMTVATIGLIVGGIIGGPVAQYLISRYKLRSTAREAGDTEEEAAAISPITTVGALAALAGMLAAVIGGRWIAAQMPAGPITIPGFLWCMMLGIAIRNLLPFIGLRFDDRATDLITNVCLSLFLVMTMMALDLAEVALSAGPFLLIIAMQVVFIILYVVLVCFRFMGRDYEAAVTSAAFIGFNMGSTATAMANMRAITSRYGPAPTSYLITPLAGAFFVDLMNAFVLTMMLALPLIGG
- a CDS encoding glutamate permease, translated to MRRAFFAILFALLATAWLAGCGGGPPAEGIRTGLNERLAQALPPGTVELVGIDRRGSQSDTKAPAGETRRVVYFDAELKLLRDYDFGAWDSPGVAGLVSALGSGPRGITGITSGGNKAGDIIRAHGTALYKREGERWVSVLPAGYRPAEAPAVATNAPSGPAAILDAMRKVIESVQKDASPAQRAIIEQELTTAHANIRARLARANEGYAIAAGAEHGQYLRFAQALVDGVKVRAIPLVTRGGEENLRLLRAGKVSVALAQADAALEAYEGKGVFAGDGPHASLRAVGSLYPEPVHVLVRGADPARSVSDLRGKRIAVGERGSASRVTVLRVLAAHGLTDKDFKAEEVGLGPALVALRQNQVDAVMQVIGVPSDSIREAIGEMPLRLLPLDERAIAAMVAQKAGYFRATIAPGTYPGLHEPVRSLATAAILVTGPDLSDTEVAELTRLVYAHGRDFVARGSAQGGQISVATSREGLVIPQHLAAAKVLDGMARGGAAAPATPPAPPPASGARAR
- a CDS encoding CDP-diacylglycerol pyrophosphatase (K01521: cdh; CDP-diacylglycerol pyrophosphatase [EC:3.6.1.26]), yielding MPALRLRGMQLWWWLAAALALPGCTAEGVIGTLSGGRDGLWRNVQQRCLASAPASHPDCAQVDRSRGLVLYKDAIGVSHYLVIPAHPVTGVEDGKAWDGAGANPWAFGWEARGIVGQALGKAVPDDMLGLAINSRSSRSQDQLHIHLDCISAAARALVNGGSGAIGTGWTALRHDGKPVRAKFVPASTPVLTVDPFLLVRNGANDGAAAPPPDRGIFVTYVRDRQGRTGFVVVDQPVDKTAGSNGHASDFLDRRCRLAQELAAAA
- a CDS encoding CDP-diacylglycerol pyrophosphatase — its product is MPLHVTIRTIRTGELQTARYQARVYPTTDAEAAPLLATAWSEREAEAFRTAQFWAQRNAYVVSNPRAGTFYGVTCRR
- a CDS encoding phenylalanyl-tRNA synthetase subunit beta, producing MRAPTYRKVLILVFSHLAALAAGFAAGIYVLPILTAQAGASPEQVQKVSQQARYSGTFRKDLAGSDAFHWASGRLHVSPQAIAFEGEVAPGPDYRIYLAPEFVDTEAAFLSLKERALQVAELKTFGNFTATLPAGVDPSQYKAVVIWCERFGQFISAAAYR
- a CDS encoding membrane protein; protein product: MKKALLAMTAAVAASAASGVASAQTASNVTLYGIVDAGVEVINNMPGSNGAEGTAVRMNSGNLSGSRWGLRGTEDLGGGLKGIFVLESGFDIDTGTSAQGNRLFGRQAYVGLQNGFGAVTLGRQQNALYDLFGAFDPMGVGPRYSLNSVDSAFNGRADNAIKYTGKFGGLTATAFYSFGRDNNGEVPGEFKVAKSFGGGLSYAAGGFSVGAAYDQFQGATVALQDRAAKRAAVGTAYAFGDAKVFAGYRWLLDDGVSSATAASTRSNVYWAGAQYRFTPAFQLTGAAYYTDTRNSDADPWMFVLSADYSLSKRTDVYLNVGYAKNKSGSALGLNGVGTVVAGENQTGATIGLRHRF
- a CDS encoding penicillin-binding protein 1A (K05366: mrcA; penicillin-binding protein 1A [EC:2.4.1.- 3.4.-.-]), which encodes MRLAEIKTRLAPRLASMQALLPASLKQRLSSLGARTARLGLTQPGSLRPTRRGVLVGVAAIPAALLLYVLILVPFTPGISDIRKAKSEQPAQVLSADGKELAVFKWANRDWVPLAQISPNVLAALISTEDHRFYQHHGLDWRRIASAAVHTFTGDRQGGSTITQQLARNLYPDEIGRAPTLTRKLKEAITALKIEALYTKDEILETYLNTVPFLYNAFGIEMAARTYFDKPARSLDVLQSATLIGMLKGNSYYNPVLNPERALDRRNTVLGQMVKRGKLDAARYEQLKKRPLRIDFERQTEPPGPAPHFAQQLRKWLIGWADRNGYDIYADGLVVRTTIDARLQAMATQAVVQQGNRLQAVANAAWAPRAGWAADKALVQAFVRETPEYRAATAAGTPPEEVMKHLLADGAFMRALHQQKTRIQAGFIAIDPRNGEIRAWVGSRDYTQDAFDHVQQARRQPGSTFKPFVYGAAFEEGKSPDDTLMDQPVEIELAGGEIWRPTDEGRPTGRAMTLRDGLVYSRNTITAQLMQQVGPDRVARLAREMGVRESQLDVVPSLALGTSPVTLKEMVAAYGTIANAGDYIAPTMVTRIEDRNGNVLQTFRQARAEHALPAATTQTLLDVMRDVIDRGTGASIRSRFGIRADVAGKTGTTQDNADGWFILMHPELVAGAWVGFNDSRVTLRSDYWGQGAHSALPMVGDFYQRALRARIVDGRARFAEHEETSLLASLGTQVRGWFSQLFSRDKPAEAPAPRPAPRRQALPAQEAEVAPPASAPATASAPGAEMSPEESSLALDRGESVIAVPPGVSAGSAPAAPISPAEQPAPAAPAYPAAPVNPPAPAAPPAPAPQPSAPSSAAPVYPVAPATITSGNGSY